TGTTCGCCTTCCGTCTCCAGGACCAGACCGACATCGAGGCGCTCGTGGCTGCCAATCGGGGCGCGCTGGACATCGACTGGATCTCGACGGAGTGGCAGACGGTGTTCGAGCCAGATGACCCGCGGCTGCACTGGTTTCTCGGCCTGCTGTCGATCGACCGCTAGCTCTCCGTGGCCCCGACCGGCCGTGTCGCCGCCGGCCCGATGCGGTGTCTCGGCCCGTGCGATACCCTGGGCAGGCGATCCGTGCCCGGGTGGCACGACTCCAGGAGCGCTGCGATGAACCGAGCCGCCGACCCAATCCCGCACGGCTGCGACTCCGCGCGCCTGTCGCGGCGCCGCGCGGGAGCCGTCGCCGGAGCGCTCGCGGCCGCGGCGTGGCAGCGCGGCAATGCCCCGCGCGCGGAAGCACCGGCAGGCGGCGGCCGGCCGGTGGTGTTCGTCGGTGGCGAGGTGCTGCCGATCTCGGCGCCGCCGATCGCGGTGGGGACCGTGATCGTCACCGCGGGGAGGATCACCGCCGTCGGCCCTGCGGCGACCACGGCCGTGCCCGCCGACGCCGAGCGGATCGACTGCACGGGCAAGGTGGTGATGCCGGGGCTCGTCGACACCCACAGCCATGTCGGCGGCGGCTGGGGAGGTGACTCGAGCGCGCCGATCCAGCCCGACGTCCGCGTCCTCGACAGCATCAACGTCCGCGACGCCGGGTTTCGCAAGTGCCGCGCCGGCGGGCTCACGACGCTCAACATCATGCCCGGCTCCGGGCATCTCCTCTCCGGCCAGACGATCTATGCCAAGCTCCGCCGGGCGACGACGATCGACGACTTTCTCATCCGCGATCAGGCGGGCCGGATCGTCGCCGGGATGAAGATGGCCAACGGCACCAACTCGCAGAGGGACCCGCCGTTTCCCGGCACGCGTTCCAAGTCGGCGGCGCTGGTGCGGCAGAAGTTCCTCGCCGCCGATGCCTACCGCCGCAAGCTCGCCGC
This is a stretch of genomic DNA from Planctomycetota bacterium. It encodes these proteins:
- a CDS encoding amidohydrolase family protein — encoded protein: MNRAADPIPHGCDSARLSRRRAGAVAGALAAAAWQRGNAPRAEAPAGGGRPVVFVGGEVLPISAPPIAVGTVIVTAGRITAVGPAATTAVPADAERIDCTGKVVMPGLVDTHSHVGGGWGGDSSAPIQPDVRVLDSINVRDAGFRKCRAGGLTTLNIMPGSGHLLSGQTIYAKLRRATTIDDFLIRDQAGRIVAGMKMANGTNSQRDPPFPGTRSKSAALVRQKFLAADAYRRKLAAAGGDAAKTPDRDLELEGLVEVLDGRRVVHHHCHRADDILTVLRLKEEFGFKVVLHHVSEAWKVAEQLARASVGCSVIVVDAPGGKIEAAEMSLATGAILERAGVPVAFHTDDPVTDSRLFFRAAALAVRAGMSRDKALEALTLAGARMLELDARIGSLEVGKDGDLIVLSGDPLALRTKVLGTWVEGVRVFDRDDPDDRLFAVGGYGAGHDQRAHGCCTDNRLNE